A portion of the Thermodesulfobacteriota bacterium genome contains these proteins:
- a CDS encoding efflux RND transporter permease subunit produces the protein MFLSDLSVRRPVVATMVIVATVFFGLLGFQRLGIDLFPQVDFPYVTVTTTLVGAAPEVMDTDVTDPIEEEINTIEGVKHITSTSGYGFSQIVVEFELYRDIDSAVQDVRAKVDLAKRRLPSDIDPPIIDKLDINAMPILWIAMKGQLPLQKLGLIADEIVKPQLESIKGVGTIRLEGYAKREIRIWLDRRRLEAHRLTPTDIARALREKNIELPGGLIESVDREFTVRNLGELRNIEEFNQLILSYQNGGPVRLKDVGWAEDGVEPLRSIARFNGIPSVGLSIVPRSGANVVEVARIVKAKLPEIQRSLPQGVEIALSFDSSTFIEEAISDVSYDVFLGGLLAAAVMIVFLLNLRTTLITAVAIPTSLISSFGIMYFMGFTRNYMTMLALSMMVGVVIDDAIIVLENCYRHMEEGKDPMRAAREGTSEIAFAAAAATFSIVAVFLPVAFMGGIIGRFFFQFGVTVATSVVASLVVALLFIPMLCSRFLRVEASHGRLYHLFHTSYERLEGRYRKALRFCLSHRWMVLLVAGLVFLGSLWILKQLKTEFVPKSDESRFIVHVEAPTGSSLQYTDERMERLEAMILGLPEVKSVFSAIGVGARKEVHKGTLMVALRDRNERERSQHEIMAALRERFKTVPGVRAYVEDFEPVALGGRRGAPLQLDLKGPDIRELEKIANQIMGEMLNLKGFVDISSDIELTKPEVRVYIDRERASDLGVDVREISLSILQMVGGQEVSKFKDVERAKRYDVRMRLIQDQRMSPDDIGQITLRTPKGGLIKLAQVVKVEEGVGPNVITRKDRQRSATLYADTGPGKTLGEAIQEAEALAKRYLPAGYSHSFFGQAEAFRESFRYLIQALIQAIVIIYIVLAMQFNSFLHPLTVMLALPLSTVGAFGALYVTGDTISIISMIGMITLTALVIKNSILLVDYTNQLRERGMEREAALLQAAPVRLRPILMTAVTTMFGVLPVALGYSAGGELRAGMGRATFGGMFASTLLTLFVIPVAYTLIDDLKIGLGKTLRGRKARGLHS, from the coding sequence ATGTTTCTTTCCGATCTCTCCGTCCGGAGGCCTGTGGTGGCCACGATGGTCATCGTGGCCACGGTCTTTTTCGGCCTCCTCGGCTTCCAACGCCTCGGAATCGATCTCTTTCCGCAGGTCGATTTTCCCTACGTGACCGTCACGACGACCCTGGTGGGGGCCGCGCCCGAGGTGATGGACACCGATGTGACCGATCCGATCGAAGAGGAGATCAACACGATCGAGGGGGTCAAGCACATCACCTCGACGAGCGGTTACGGTTTTTCCCAGATCGTGGTGGAGTTCGAACTCTACCGGGATATCGACTCGGCGGTCCAGGATGTGCGGGCGAAGGTCGATCTGGCCAAGAGGAGGCTTCCGTCGGACATCGACCCGCCCATCATCGATAAGCTCGACATCAATGCGATGCCCATCCTCTGGATCGCCATGAAGGGGCAGCTGCCCCTCCAGAAGCTGGGGCTGATCGCGGACGAGATCGTCAAGCCCCAGCTGGAGTCGATCAAGGGCGTGGGGACGATTCGACTGGAGGGGTATGCGAAGCGCGAGATCCGGATCTGGCTGGATCGGAGGAGGCTGGAGGCCCATCGCCTCACCCCAACCGATATCGCCCGGGCCTTGCGGGAGAAGAATATCGAGCTTCCCGGGGGGCTGATCGAGAGCGTCGATCGGGAATTTACCGTCCGGAATTTGGGGGAGCTTCGCAATATCGAGGAATTCAACCAGCTCATCCTCTCCTATCAGAACGGCGGCCCGGTCCGTTTGAAGGACGTCGGCTGGGCCGAGGACGGGGTCGAGCCCCTTCGGTCCATCGCCCGGTTTAACGGGATTCCGTCCGTCGGCCTGAGCATCGTCCCGCGGTCCGGGGCCAATGTGGTGGAGGTGGCCCGGATCGTCAAGGCGAAACTCCCCGAGATCCAGAGATCCCTTCCGCAGGGGGTGGAGATCGCCCTCTCCTTCGACTCCTCCACCTTCATCGAGGAGGCCATCTCCGATGTCTCCTATGACGTCTTCTTGGGAGGGCTGCTGGCCGCTGCGGTGATGATCGTCTTTCTACTCAACCTTCGCACCACCCTCATCACCGCCGTGGCTATTCCGACCTCGCTCATCTCGAGCTTCGGGATCATGTATTTCATGGGGTTTACCCGGAACTACATGACCATGCTGGCCCTCTCCATGATGGTGGGGGTGGTGATCGACGACGCCATCATCGTCCTCGAAAATTGCTACCGTCATATGGAGGAGGGAAAGGATCCCATGAGGGCGGCCAGGGAGGGAACCTCGGAGATCGCCTTTGCGGCCGCGGCGGCGACCTTCTCGATTGTAGCGGTCTTTCTCCCTGTGGCGTTCATGGGCGGGATCATCGGCCGCTTCTTCTTCCAATTTGGCGTTACGGTGGCCACGTCGGTCGTCGCCTCCTTGGTCGTGGCCCTTCTGTTCATCCCGATGCTCTGCTCAAGGTTTCTCAGGGTCGAGGCAAGCCATGGCCGGCTTTACCACCTCTTTCACACCTCCTACGAAAGGCTGGAGGGACGCTATCGAAAGGCCCTTCGATTCTGTTTGAGCCATCGATGGATGGTCCTTCTCGTGGCGGGGCTCGTCTTCCTCGGCAGCCTCTGGATCCTCAAGCAACTTAAAACGGAGTTCGTCCCGAAATCGGATGAGAGCCGCTTCATCGTCCACGTGGAGGCCCCCACCGGGTCTTCCCTTCAATACACGGACGAGAGGATGGAGAGGCTCGAGGCCATGATCCTCGGCCTTCCCGAGGTCAAGAGCGTCTTTTCGGCGATCGGGGTGGGCGCCCGGAAGGAGGTGCACAAGGGGACTTTGATGGTCGCCCTGAGGGATCGGAACGAAAGGGAGCGTTCTCAGCACGAGATCATGGCCGCCCTCCGGGAGAGATTCAAGACCGTGCCCGGGGTCAGGGCCTATGTGGAGGATTTCGAACCGGTCGCCCTGGGAGGGAGACGGGGAGCCCCTCTTCAGCTTGACCTCAAGGGGCCGGACATCCGGGAACTCGAGAAGATCGCCAACCAGATCATGGGAGAGATGCTCAACCTGAAGGGATTCGTCGACATCAGTTCGGACATCGAGCTGACCAAACCGGAGGTGAGGGTCTATATTGATCGGGAGAGGGCCTCCGATCTCGGTGTGGATGTCCGGGAGATCTCCCTCTCCATCCTTCAGATGGTCGGAGGGCAGGAGGTTTCGAAATTTAAGGACGTCGAACGGGCTAAGCGGTACGATGTGAGGATGAGGCTGATCCAGGATCAGAGGATGTCTCCGGACGATATCGGTCAGATCACCCTGCGGACCCCCAAGGGCGGGCTGATCAAACTGGCCCAAGTCGTGAAGGTCGAGGAGGGGGTGGGCCCCAATGTGATCACCCGGAAAGACCGGCAGCGAAGCGCCACCCTCTATGCCGATACAGGGCCGGGGAAGACCTTGGGTGAGGCGATCCAGGAGGCCGAGGCCCTGGCAAAAAGATATCTCCCCGCCGGTTATTCCCACAGTTTTTTCGGCCAGGCAGAGGCCTTCCGGGAATCTTTTCGATACCTGATCCAGGCCCTCATCCAGGCCATCGTCATCATCTATATCGTCCTCGCCATGCAGTTCAACAGCTTCCTCCACCCCCTGACGGTGATGCTCGCCCTTCCCCTGAGCACGGTTGGGGCCTTTGGTGCGCTCTATGTCACCGGCGATACGATCTCCATCATCAGCATGATCGGCATGATCACCTTGACGGCCCTGGTGATCAAGAATTCGATCCTCCTGGTCGATTATACGAACCAGTTGAGGGAGAGGGGGATGGAGAGGGAGGCTGCCCTCCTCCAGGCGGCGCCGGTGAGGCTTAGACCCATTCTGATGACGGCGGTGACCACCATGTTCGGCGTCCTGCCGGTGGCCTTGGGATATAGCGCCGGTGGCGAGCTGAGGGCTGGAATGGGCCGGGCGACCTTCGGCGGGATGTTTGCCTCGACCCTCCTGACCCTCTTCGTCATCCCGGTGGCCTATACCTTGATCGATGACCTCAAGATCGGGTTGGGGAAGACCTTGAGGGGAAGGAAGGCACGAGGTTTGCATTCTTAA